One window of Candidatus Methylocalor cossyra genomic DNA carries:
- a CDS encoding YbdD/YjiX family protein — MDRFASAEPCGLLGRLWLGLRRLTGDDAYDRYLAHWRKCHGDAGPPLSRAAFYAAELQRRWNGIGRCC; from the coding sequence ATGGACCGGTTTGCGAGTGCGGAACCGTGCGGGCTCCTCGGGCGGCTATGGCTAGGGCTAAGGAGACTGACCGGCGACGATGCCTACGACCGTTATCTGGCCCACTGGCGCAAGTGCCATGGGGATGCGGGCCCGCCCCTGAGCCGGGCGGCCTTCTACGCGGCGGAACTACAACGGCGTTGGAATGGCATTGGGCGATGCTGCTGA
- a CDS encoding NYN domain-containing protein: MPQTSDTRIMALFCDFENIALGVRDAKFSAFDVQKVLERLLLKGNIVVKKAYCDWDRYKEFKTSMHEAAFELIEIPHVRQSGKNSADIRMVVDALDLCYTKAHVDTFVIISGDSDFSPLVSKLRENNKLVIGVGVKQSTSDLLIANCDEFIYYDDLVRETETKKQRKAKPKAAKAAKPASQPEEKKSEEDKKQQALDWVIETAEDLFEERGEEEKVWGSMVKQALKRRKPGFNESYHGFRTFAKLLEEAQARHLLELEYDEKSGGYIIKSLARED; this comes from the coding sequence ATGCCGCAAACCTCCGATACCCGCATCATGGCCCTGTTCTGCGATTTCGAGAACATCGCCCTCGGGGTCCGCGACGCCAAGTTCTCGGCCTTCGATGTCCAGAAAGTGCTGGAGCGGCTGCTGCTCAAGGGCAACATCGTGGTCAAAAAGGCCTACTGCGACTGGGACCGGTACAAGGAATTCAAGACCTCCATGCACGAGGCGGCCTTCGAGCTGATCGAAATCCCCCACGTCCGCCAGTCCGGCAAGAATTCCGCCGACATCCGCATGGTCGTGGATGCCTTGGATCTGTGCTACACGAAAGCCCACGTGGACACCTTCGTGATCATCAGCGGTGATTCGGACTTTTCGCCCCTGGTCAGTAAGCTGCGGGAAAACAACAAACTGGTCATCGGGGTGGGGGTGAAGCAGTCCACCTCCGATCTTCTGATCGCCAATTGCGATGAATTCATCTACTACGATGATTTAGTGCGCGAAACCGAAACCAAGAAGCAGCGCAAAGCCAAGCCGAAGGCAGCCAAGGCCGCGAAGCCCGCGAGCCAGCCGGAGGAAAAGAAGTCGGAGGAGGACAAGAAGCAACAGGCGCTGGACTGGGTGATCGAAACGGCCGAGGACTTGTTCGAGGAGCGGGGCGAGGAGGAAAAAGTCTGGGGTTCCATGGTCAAGCAGGCCTTGAAGCGGCGCAAACCCGGCTTCAACGAGAGCTACCACGGCTTTCGGACCTTCGCCAAGCTACTCGAAGAAGCCCAGGCGCGCCACTTATTGGAGTTGGAATACGATGAAAAATCCGGTGGTTACATTATCAAGAGCCTGGCGCGCGAGGATTGA
- a CDS encoding D-hexose-6-phosphate mutarotase: MDAYDIRVLEQHFGIPGEVSFAEGPNRMPVVEISNACGMGAIALQGAHLLSWAPHGQERVVWLSSRAKFAPGQSVRGGIPVCWPWFGSLPEQPSFPAHGFARTSPWQVLGAESLDGGATRLAFRLPLEACAQPFWPYQSPVEIRHTLGKALEIELRTRNDDRSELWLGEALHTYFQVGDVRRIAVHGLEGCDYLDKTQGGGRKRQVGPVTFDGETDRIYLDAGANCVIEDPVLQRRIRIEQRGSANTVVWNPWEAKARRLGDMAEDDYCHMVCVESANAADNRVPLRPGEEHRLWVRYSVESWP, encoded by the coding sequence ATGGACGCTTACGACATTCGCGTTTTGGAGCAGCACTTCGGCATTCCCGGCGAGGTCAGCTTCGCCGAGGGCCCCAACCGTATGCCCGTGGTGGAAATCAGCAACGCCTGTGGGATGGGCGCTATCGCCTTGCAGGGGGCGCATTTGCTGAGTTGGGCGCCCCACGGCCAGGAGCGGGTCGTGTGGCTGTCGTCCCGCGCCAAGTTTGCCCCGGGCCAGTCGGTGCGGGGCGGCATACCGGTGTGCTGGCCCTGGTTCGGCTCCCTGCCCGAGCAGCCTTCCTTTCCCGCCCACGGGTTCGCGCGGACCTCGCCGTGGCAGGTGCTCGGAGCGGAATCCCTGGACGGCGGTGCCACTCGGCTCGCCTTCCGGCTCCCGCTAGAGGCGTGTGCGCAGCCCTTTTGGCCCTACCAGTCCCCGGTGGAAATCCGTCATACCCTGGGCAAGGCGCTGGAAATCGAGCTCCGCACCCGGAACGACGACCGCTCGGAGCTCTGGTTGGGCGAGGCGCTGCACACCTATTTCCAGGTCGGCGATGTGCGGCGAATCGCCGTGCACGGGCTGGAGGGGTGCGACTATCTCGACAAAACCCAAGGCGGAGGGCGCAAGCGGCAGGTAGGTCCGGTCACCTTCGACGGGGAGACCGACCGGATTTACTTGGACGCCGGCGCCAATTGCGTGATCGAGGACCCGGTCCTCCAACGTCGGATCCGCATCGAGCAGCGAGGTAGCGCCAATACCGTAGTGTGGAATCCCTGGGAGGCCAAGGCCCGGCGCTTGGGGGACATGGCCGAGGACGATTATTGCCACATGGTATGCGTGGAGAGCGCCAATGCCGCGGACAACCGGGTGCCCCTCAGGCCCGGCGAGGAGCATCGGCTGTGGGTGCGGTACTCGGTGGAATCCTGGCCCTGA